A part of Deltaproteobacteria bacterium genomic DNA contains:
- a CDS encoding FAD-binding protein yields the protein MGATQAIVIGGSIAGMCTARVLSDYCDRVIVIDRDSYPTGPQERAGVPQSRHVHALLARGRGELERLFPGFDRAMVEQGAHEIDFGMDFATLRPQGWAPRQSDGLQLLFASRNLLESVVRGLCRRHANIEFMERTTVTSLLASNSSGLRVTGVRVASQDEGAPSSLDADLVVDASGRNSKSPEWLQELGLSMPEETVVNSHTGYSSRWFALPEPSRWPREWWWKGVWIDIAPPDNMTAGVLFPVEHNRCIVTLAGVNKQYPPNDDDGFMRAVDNLRSPVIGKVLRLAEPLSTVYSYRTMANRIRHYDRWKERLAGFIALGDSTCAFNPIYGQGMTTGTLAAGVLGECVKKVGLTNGDIPQMFFGAQARMQQDPWLLATGADFRFPGTEGVRSKSAGLIDPYMLTLMSLSDDDPVLKRRVGEVINMLRPPSALFAPSIIGRVAWCSLQRRLTGSARLSQEVSAMPPALASVG from the coding sequence ATGGGTGCAACGCAAGCAATCGTGATCGGCGGCAGCATAGCGGGGATGTGTACGGCCCGAGTGCTGAGCGATTACTGCGACCGAGTGATCGTCATTGACCGTGACTCCTATCCCACCGGCCCGCAGGAGCGAGCTGGGGTGCCACAGAGTCGCCACGTCCATGCCTTGCTCGCACGTGGCCGAGGGGAACTCGAGCGCCTATTTCCTGGGTTTGACCGCGCGATGGTTGAGCAAGGGGCGCATGAAATCGACTTTGGAATGGACTTCGCCACACTGCGGCCCCAAGGCTGGGCACCGCGGCAATCCGACGGTCTGCAACTACTGTTTGCCAGCCGGAATTTGCTTGAATCCGTCGTGCGTGGCTTGTGCCGTAGACACGCAAACATTGAGTTTATGGAGCGTACGACAGTGACAAGTCTGCTGGCGAGCAACTCCAGCGGCTTGCGGGTGACAGGAGTTCGCGTTGCCTCACAAGATGAGGGTGCTCCGTCGTCATTGGACGCTGATCTGGTCGTGGATGCGAGTGGGCGCAACTCCAAATCGCCGGAGTGGTTGCAGGAACTCGGGTTATCGATGCCCGAGGAAACTGTTGTCAATTCACACACCGGATACAGCTCGCGTTGGTTTGCGCTTCCAGAGCCATCGCGTTGGCCGCGCGAGTGGTGGTGGAAAGGAGTGTGGATTGATATCGCGCCGCCTGACAACATGACCGCAGGGGTGCTGTTTCCGGTCGAACACAATCGTTGCATCGTTACCCTGGCAGGCGTGAACAAGCAGTATCCTCCTAACGACGACGACGGCTTTATGCGTGCAGTGGATAACTTACGGAGCCCGGTTATCGGCAAGGTGCTGCGCTTAGCTGAGCCACTGTCTACTGTGTATAGCTACCGGACGATGGCGAATCGTATCCGCCACTATGATCGCTGGAAGGAACGGTTAGCTGGCTTTATTGCTTTGGGTGACTCGACCTGCGCGTTTAACCCGATCTATGGACAAGGGATGACCACTGGAACGCTTGCTGCTGGGGTGCTAGGGGAATGCGTCAAAAAAGTCGGCTTAACCAATGGTGATATACCGCAGATGTTCTTTGGCGCGCAGGCTCGGATGCAACAGGACCCGTGGCTCCTCGCTACGGGCGCGGATTTTCGCTTCCCGGGAACCGAAGGAGTCAGATCGAAGAGCGCTGGCTTGATTGATCCCTACATGTTGACGCTAATGAGCCTGTCAGATGATGATCCCGTGCTCAAACGCCGCGTCGGCGAAGTCATTAATATGTTGCGGCCACCGTCAGCGCTGTTTGCGCCTTCAATCATCGGTCGAGTAGCGTGGTGCTCGCTGCAGCGGCGCTTGACGGGCTCCGCGCGCCTGTCGCAAGAGGTATCGGCGATGCCACCGGCGCTAGCATCGGTGGGGTAG